In Myxocyprinus asiaticus isolate MX2 ecotype Aquarium Trade chromosome 3, UBuf_Myxa_2, whole genome shotgun sequence, the following proteins share a genomic window:
- the LOC127417751 gene encoding LOW QUALITY PROTEIN: cytochrome P450 1A1 (The sequence of the model RefSeq protein was modified relative to this genomic sequence to represent the inferred CDS: inserted 3 bases in 2 codons; substituted 3 bases at 3 genomic stop codons): MELEADESPHIFVHVNKAGFNLIKVRRCGRNIIGQQATVDVPGQRGGNITMCAAICGNGVLSHIPILGPYNTQRLLNFLETLYRDLIPENERGLLVERTGLLLAPCPRPWPLVGNHLQLGEHIHLSLTNLRVQYGDVFQMKMGSVVXVVLSGYSTIKEALVXQGEAFAGRPDLFTFSAVANVTSMMFSERYGEAWLLHKKICRNALKNFXQAEARDSSASSLLEECICAETVEMVEALKEQGDEAXDAGLDPVKLLVTLAASVVCSLCFGKXYVHKDKEFLTIVHINNEVLRIFAAGNLADFFSS; the protein is encoded by the exons ATGGAGCTGGAGGCTGATGAATCCCCACACATTTTTGTGCATGTTAATAAGGCAGGATTCAACTTGATCAAAGTCAGGAGATGTGGCCGTAATATTATTGGTCAACAAGCCACTGTTGATGTGCCAGGCCAGCGTGGAGGgaacattacaatgtgtgctgcCATATGTGGGAATGGTGTACTCAGCCACATTCCCATCCTTGGGCCCTATAACACACAACGTCTCCTCAATTTCCTGGAAACTCTTTATAGGGatctcattcctgagaatgagaggggGTTG TTGGTGGAGAGGACCGGGCTGCTCCTTGCCCCATGTCCCAGACCCTGGCCACTAGTGGGCAACCATCTCCAACTGGGGGAACATATCCATTTGTCTCTAACTAACCTGAGGGTTCAGTACGGAGATGTGTTCCAGATGAAGATGGGTTCTGTTGT GGTGGTTTTGAGTGGCTATTCCACAATTAAGGAGGCTTTGGTATAGCAAGGAGAGGCATTCGCTGGACGACCTGATCTTTTCACCTTCTCTGCAGTTGCTAATGTCACCAGTATGATGTTTAGTGAGAGGTATGGTGAAGCTTGGTTACTTCACAAGAAGATCTGCAGAAATGCCCTGAAGAACT TCCAAGCTGAAGCCCGGGACTCAAGTGCCTCTAGTCTCCTGGAGGAGTGTATCTGTGCAGAGACAGTGGAGATGGTGGAGGCTCTGAAGGAACAGGGAGATGAGGCTTGAGATGCAGGGCTTGACCCTGTCAAGCTGCTAGTGACCTTGGCTGCCAGTGTGGTTTGCTCTCTCTGTTTTGGGAAGTGATATGTCCATAAAGATAAAGAATTCCTCACCATTGTCCACATCAATAATGAAGTGCTGCGCATCTTTGCGGCAGGGAATCTGGCAGATTTTTTCTCCTCATGA
- the si:dkey-96l17.6 gene encoding uncharacterized protein si:dkey-96l17.6 isoform X2 translates to MVGDRDRRNPGIIPRTFTKIFDIIQENESKFEFKVSAYMLELYNDRLQDLFVSPTEAFCKRIEIKRDRKGLVFAQGAEIKKAASAGELFALFEQGCANRHIAATKMNVESSRSHLIIGIMIESQNLTNGSVSFGKLSLVDLAGSERAAKSGAKDDQLKEANSINKSLSALGDVISALSMEQPHVPYRNNKLTQLMQDSLGGNAKTLMFLNISPSDCNLDETLTSLIYATRVKAITNNAQRNVDNKEIAQLKEVILKLKSGQPVEEEV, encoded by the exons ATGGTTGGAGATAGAGATCGGAGGAACCCAGGAATCATCCCGAGAACCTTCACCAAGATCTTTGACATAATCCAAGAGAATGAGTCTAAATTTGAGTTTAAG GTTTCTGCCTACATGTTGGAGCTATACAACGACCGATTACAGGATCTCTTTGTAAGCCCCACTGAAGCATTCTGCAAGCGAATTGAAATTAAGAGGGACAGAAAGGGGCTTGTGTTTGCCCAGGGAGCAGAGATAAAGAAGGCAGCCAGCGCCGGCGAactctttgcattattcgagcaGGGCTGTGCAAACCGTCACATTGCAGCCACAA AGATGAATGTAGAGAGTTCACGCTCTCACCTGATCATTGGCATCATGATTGAGAGCCAGAATCTAACCAATGGGAGTGTGAGTTTCGGAAAGCTCAGTCTGGTGGACCTGGCAGGAAGTGAGCGAGCAGCAAAATCAGGAGCCAAAGACGACCAGCTGAAG GAGGCAAACTCTATTAACAAATCCTTGAGTGCTTTAGGAGATGTGATTTCAGCATTGTCAATGGAGCAGCCTCATGTGCCCTACCGTAACAACAAGCTGACCCAGCTCATGCAGGACTCACTGGGGGGCAATGCCAAGACCCTCATGTTCCTAAACATCTCACCCTCTGATTGCAACCTGGATGAAACTCTCACCTCACTTAT CTATGCGACTCGAGTGAAAGCCATCACCAATAATGCACAGAGGAATGTGGACAACAAGGAAATTGCTCAGCTGAAAGAG GTGATATTAAAACTTAAGTCAGGCCAGCCAGTGGAAGAAGAAGTCTGA
- the si:dkey-96l17.6 gene encoding uncharacterized protein si:dkey-96l17.6 isoform X1 gives MQISLRLIQCAVDGFNICIFAYGHTGSGKTFTMVGDRDRRNPGIIPRTFTKIFDIIQENESKFEFKVSAYMLELYNDRLQDLFVSPTEAFCKRIEIKRDRKGLVFAQGAEIKKAASAGELFALFEQGCANRHIAATKMNVESSRSHLIIGIMIESQNLTNGSVSFGKLSLVDLAGSERAAKSGAKDDQLKEANSINKSLSALGDVISALSMEQPHVPYRNNKLTQLMQDSLGGNAKTLMFLNISPSDCNLDETLTSLIYATRVKAITNNAQRNVDNKEIAQLKEVILKLKSGQPVEEEV, from the exons ATGCAAATTTCCCTTAGGCTAATCCAGTGTGCAGTTGATGGCTTTAACATATGCATCTTTGCGTATGGCCATACGGGTTCGGGGAAAACCTTCACAATGGTTGGAGATAGAGATCGGAGGAACCCAGGAATCATCCCGAGAACCTTCACCAAGATCTTTGACATAATCCAAGAGAATGAGTCTAAATTTGAGTTTAAG GTTTCTGCCTACATGTTGGAGCTATACAACGACCGATTACAGGATCTCTTTGTAAGCCCCACTGAAGCATTCTGCAAGCGAATTGAAATTAAGAGGGACAGAAAGGGGCTTGTGTTTGCCCAGGGAGCAGAGATAAAGAAGGCAGCCAGCGCCGGCGAactctttgcattattcgagcaGGGCTGTGCAAACCGTCACATTGCAGCCACAA AGATGAATGTAGAGAGTTCACGCTCTCACCTGATCATTGGCATCATGATTGAGAGCCAGAATCTAACCAATGGGAGTGTGAGTTTCGGAAAGCTCAGTCTGGTGGACCTGGCAGGAAGTGAGCGAGCAGCAAAATCAGGAGCCAAAGACGACCAGCTGAAG GAGGCAAACTCTATTAACAAATCCTTGAGTGCTTTAGGAGATGTGATTTCAGCATTGTCAATGGAGCAGCCTCATGTGCCCTACCGTAACAACAAGCTGACCCAGCTCATGCAGGACTCACTGGGGGGCAATGCCAAGACCCTCATGTTCCTAAACATCTCACCCTCTGATTGCAACCTGGATGAAACTCTCACCTCACTTAT CTATGCGACTCGAGTGAAAGCCATCACCAATAATGCACAGAGGAATGTGGACAACAAGGAAATTGCTCAGCTGAAAGAG GTGATATTAAAACTTAAGTCAGGCCAGCCAGTGGAAGAAGAAGTCTGA